From Rutidosis leptorrhynchoides isolate AG116_Rl617_1_P2 chromosome 3, CSIRO_AGI_Rlap_v1, whole genome shotgun sequence, a single genomic window includes:
- the LOC139901858 gene encoding uncharacterized protein has product MAKWAIELGEHDIEFQVRNSFKGQVLADFIAEKIKEEEMPSTQIIVLPIEHEEWKLFTDGASSSDGSGVGLMLVSPEGKEFTYALRFEFSTTNNEAEYKALLAGLRLARYLNIQHLKVFVDSQLIANQVAGTFEARSPTIQQYLAKSKELIEQFKGFEIEHVRRSQNKKADALSKLASITFAHLAKEGLVETLERRSIEAEEICDLYPDEENTWMKPIKDYLAFGLLPKDKGEERKIRIKAPSYKLQDGKLYRKSFLTPWLRCVEPSQATIIIQEMHEGVCGFHAGPRSIMAKIMRLGYYWPTMHQDTVTTLQTCELCQIHAKVQKQPKQELISILSAWQFAKWGIDIVGPLTEAPGGILFLVVAVDYFTKWADAKPLKKTTGKHIEKFVWEHIVCRFRIPQEIVSDNGKQFAEGIFPKFCERLQIKQTFTSVYHPQGNGQVKVTNKISSRESRKG; this is encoded by the coding sequence ATGGCTAAATGGGCCATCGAGTTAGGCGAACATGACATAGAGTTCCAGGTAAGAAACTCATTCAAAGGGCAAGTCTTGGCTGACTTCATAGCCGAAAAAATCAAAGAAGAAGAAATGCCTTCAACACAAATCATCGTCTTGCCAATCGAGCACGAAGAATGGAAGCTATTTACGGATGGGGCTTCAAGCTCTGATGGCTCCGGAGTAGGGCTCATGCTAGTAAGCCCCGAGGGAAAGGAATTCACTTATGCACTACGCTTCGAGTTCAGCAcgacgaacaacgaagcagaatacaaAGCCTTACTTGCTGGTCTAAGGCTGGCAAGGTATCTTAACATACAACATCTCAAGGTATTCGTTGACTCTCAACTTATTGCGAACCAAGTAGCAGGGACCTTCGAAGCAAGAAGCCCCACCATCCAGCAATACTTGGCAAAATCGAAGGAACTCATTGAGCAATTTAAAGGCTTTGAGATAGAGCATGTGAGAAGAAGCCAAAATAAGAAAGCAGATGCCTTGAGCAAACTTGCCTCCATCACCTTTGCCCACTTAGCGAAAGAAGGTTTGGTTGAAACCCTAGAGCGCAGATCTATAGAAGCCGAGGAGATCTGTGACCTCTATCCGGATGAAGAAAACACATGGATGAAACCAATTAAAGATTACCTGGCATTCGGGCTACTACCAAAAGACAAAGGAGAGGAAAGAAAAATCAGAATCAAGGCACCTTCGTATAAACTTCAAGATGGCAAGTTGTACCGAAAGTCTTTCCTTACCCCATGGCTAAGATGCGTGGAGCCCTCCCAGGCAACCATCATCATccaagaaatgcatgaaggagtatGCGGTTTTCATGCGGGACCAAGGTCTATTATGGCTAAAATCATGAGGCTCGGATATTACTGGCCAACTATGCACCAAGACACGGTCACCACATTACAAACCTGCGAATTGTGTCAAATCCATGCAAAAGTTCAAAAGCAGCCAAAGCAAGAACTCATATCCATACTCTCAGCATGGCAATTCGCTAAATGGGGGATTGATATAGTGGGACCACTAACGGAAGCTCCAGGAGGAATATTGTTCTTAGTAGTAGCAGTTGACTACTTCACCAAATGGGCCGATGCTAAGCCACTAAAGAAAACAACAGGGAAACACATCGAAAAGTTTGTATGGGAACACATAGTGTGCAGATTCAGGATTCCCCAAGAGATCGTTTCAGACAACGGTAAGCAATTTGCTGAAGGAATATTTCCCAAATTTTGCGAAAGGCTGCAGATCAAGCAAACATTCACTTCCGTATACCACCCTCAAGGGAATGGACAGGTGAAAGTTACCAACAAGATCTCATCAAGGGAATCAAGAAAAGGCTAG